One part of the Excalfactoria chinensis isolate bCotChi1 chromosome 8, bCotChi1.hap2, whole genome shotgun sequence genome encodes these proteins:
- the BSND gene encoding barttin, whose protein sequence is MAEEKTFRYGFIMLGFFLVMTGMFIMSVEKPQIYATFCAGGILLIAVGVTWSMCQCYPRVTFVPVQPEAEKFPDHKATLLMEKGNPGTLSLQDSYSSAYEKSLPSYEQVQASAQPRPRSCSQALLQAKAEVHQESGGPQEPPQEAGPQLEPGSCPSRPPLGPAPLVSLLEDMDTVSLEGSVPGSPSSPQSCSGQGEHTGSPRKAIRKANDLYYGLGEGSDPLLEDSDHLFEPEK, encoded by the exons ATGGCCGAGGAGAAGACATTTCGCTACGGGTTCATCATGCTGGGCTTCTTCCTGGTGATGACGGGGATGTTCATCATGAGCGTGGAGAAGCCCCAGATCTACGCCACCTTCTGTGCGGGGGGGATCCTGCTCATTGCCGTGGGCGTCACCTGGAGCATGTGCCAGTGCTATCCCAGG GTGACATTtgtccctgtgcagcctgaggcTGAGAAGTTTCCTGATCACAAAGCCACGCTGCTGATGGAGAAGGGCAACCCAGGGACACTCAG cctgcaggattCCTACAGCAGTGCCTACGAGAAGAGCCTGCCCTCCTACGAGCAGGTACAGGCATCAGCAcagccccggccccgcagctgctcacaggcactgctgcaggcaaAGGCAGAAGTGCACCAGGAGTCGGGGGGACCCCAGGAACCACCTCAGGAGGCAGGTCCACAGCTGGAGCCTGGCAGCTG cccctcccGGCCGCCCCTGGGTCCTGCACCGCTGGTGTCCCTCCTGGAGGACATGGACACAGTCTCTCTGGAGGGCTCCGTGCCCGGCAGCCCCTCATCACCCCAAAGCTGCTCAGGACAGGGAGAGCACACTGGGTCCCCAAGAAAAGCCATCAGGAAGGCAAACGATCTCTACTATGGGTTGGGAGAGGGGTCAGACCCTCTGCTTGAGGACAGTGATCACCTTTTTGAGCCAGAAAAATGA
- the PCSK9 gene encoding proprotein convertase subtilisin/kexin type 9, translating into MAPRALLLLLLLAATVEPEEEPALTQNAADDAAIAVGAAPSRLAAFHRAGKAAWRLPGRYVVLLRAGSGEAEVRGTARALRVRAARRGYPSELLHVFSLLPAFLVKMSRDVLDAALELPHVDYVEEDAYVFAQSIPWNLGRIVPPLPGTGTYSPPNKGDKAQIHLLDTSVQSTHRELAGRVLITDFQNVPEEDSSHFHRQASECDSHGTHMAGVLSGRDAGVARGAHIHSLRVLNCQGKGTVSGTLIGLEFVMAALEAQPSPLLVLLLPFAGAHSRVLNAGCRRMVQMGAVVVVAAGNYKDDACLYSPASEPEVITVGATNREDQPASIGTLGTNFGRCVDLFAPGDDIIGASSDCSTCFTAQSGTSQAAAHVAGIVAMLLSAKPHLSVAELRQLLLHLATKDVVSTACLPEEQRLQTPSSVVGLPAQLGPDKELLCRSVWSARSGPTWFAAAVARCASTEELLGCSSFSHSGWWLGEHMEDKEGQKQCVAHNAFGGRGVYAIARCCTWPHTQCRLSTSSQGEDGASCSLQDHVLTGCSFHSAVAVLGDGGRPVLGPGSRAGGCTTRLEGTAHTSCCPAAMLECHVKDHKPEGSAEKVTVSCDAGWTLTGCSAQSQGPGTLGSYAVADTCVAASAPGSRAPRAIAICCRSRQ; encoded by the exons ATGGCCCCCcgggcgctgctgctgctgctgctgctggcggcGACGGTGGAGCCGGAGGAAGAGCCGGCGCTGACCCAGAACGCAGCCGACGATGCGGCGATCGCCGTCGGGGCCGCCCCGTCGAGGCTCGCCGCCTTCCATCGGGCCGGCAAG GCGGCGTGGCGGCTGCCCGGGCGCTACGTGGTGCTGCTGCGGGCGGGCAGCGGTGAGGCCGAGGTGCGCGGCACGGCGCGGGCGCTGCGGGTGCGGGCGGCACGGCGCGGGTATCCCAGCGAGCTGCTGCACGTCTTCAGCCTGCTGCCCGCATTCCTGGTGAAGATGAGCAGAGACGTCCTGGACGCG GCACTGGAGCTTCCACATGTGGACTACGTAGAGGAGGATGCGTACGTCTTTGCACAGAGCATCCCCTGGAACCTGGGCAGGATTGTACCACCACTGCCCGGCACAGGCACCTACAGCCCTCCCA ATAAAGGTGACAAGGCTCAGATCCACCTGCTGGACACCAGTGTGCAGAGCACCCACCGGGAGCTTGCAGGCAGGGTGCTCATCACTGACTTCCAGAATGTTCCTGAGGAGGACAGCAGCCACTTCCACAGGCAG GCCAGCGAATGCGACAGCCACGGGACCCACATGGCTGGGGTGCTGAGCGGGCGCGATGCCGGTGTGGCCAGGGGTGCACACATCCACAGCCTCCGTGTGCTGAACTGCCAGGGGAAGGGCACCGTCAGCGGGACGCTCATTG GCCTGGAATTTGTCATGGCAGCGCTGGAGGCTCAGCCCAGCccgctgctggtgctgctgctgccctttgctGGTGCCCACAGCCGTGTGCTGAACGCCGGCTGCCGGCGGATGGTGCAGATGGGGGCGGTGGTGGTTGTGGCTGCTGGGAACTACAAGGATGATGCCTGCCTGTATTCACCTGCATCCGAGCCGGAG GTGATCACAGTTGGGGCCACTAACCGTGAGGACCAGCCGGCCTCCATCGGCACGCTGGGCACCAACTTTGGCCGCTGTGTCGACCTGTTTGCCCCAGGGGACGACATCATCGGTGCCTCCAGTGACTGCAGCACCTGCTTCACCGCGCAGAGCGGCACGTCGCAGGCGGCCGCACATGTAGCAG GCATTGTGGCCATGCTGCTCAGTGCCAAACCCCACCTCAGTGTGGCCGAGCTGcggcagctcctcctgcacttGGCCACCAAGGATGTTGTCAGCACAGCCTGCCTCCCCGAGGAGCAGCGGCTGCAGACACCCAGCAGCGTGGTGGGGCTGCCTGCCCAGCTGGGCCCAG acaaggagctgctgtgccGCTCGGTGTGGTCAGCACGCTCAGGGCCCACCTGGTTTGCCGCAGCTGTGGCTCGCTGTGCCAGCAccgaggagctgctgggctgctccagCTTCTCGCACAGTGGCTGGTGGCTGGGTGAGCACATGGAG GACAAGGAAGGGCAGAAGCAGTGCGTGGCCCACAACGCCTTTGGGGGCCGAGGGGTCTACGCCATTGCCAGGTGCTGCACATGGCCCCACACCCAGTGCCGGCTCAGCACCAGCTCACAGGGTGAGGATGGggccagctgctccctgcaggacCACGTGCTGACTG GCTGCAGCTTCCAttctgctgtggctgtgctgggtgatGGCGGCAGGCCCGTGCTAGGgccaggcagcagggctggtggctGTACGACGAGGCTGGAGGGCACAGCGCACAcatcctgctgccctgctgccatgcTGGAGTGCCACGTGAAGGATCACAAGCCTGAGGGCTCTGCAGAGAAG GTGACGGTGTCCTGCGATGCTGGCTGGACACTGACAGGCTGCAGTGCTCAATCGCAGGGCCCTGGCACCTTGGGTTCCTATGCTGTGGCTGACACCTGTGTTGCAGCCAGTGCTCCTGGCAGCCGCGCACCCAGAGCCATCGCCATTTGTTGCCGGAGCCGGCAGTAG